One window from the genome of Tachysurus vachellii isolate PV-2020 chromosome 5, HZAU_Pvac_v1, whole genome shotgun sequence encodes:
- the LOC132845243 gene encoding aerolysin-like protein has protein sequence MSYLAETEEVGGNEGKAFSFEGSKSGSILRKIHVWVSDRKVKGIKVWLTNGKPKQFGESSGRRSKFTFKDGEHFTSLSLWPDNDKKRLGGIKFQTNLPREFYAGMKIKQPEPEGEVDVDVASGVCLGIKGKEDKLLFSLGFMFIDNIKSAELSTVVYNTKALGMKPKVSEEVIKSISYKNNTSEAQDYTIETSKTIIQKSSWSVNVRLELSVNLNIEAEIPMLVKGSGGFEFKVGVEGSYASETTKEKTERISFPLKVPKHKTVNVSIIISEAKVNLPFTGIIKITCCNDEVLELKTSGIYKGVAYSDVQVAVNEK, from the coding sequence ATGTCGTACCTGGCAGAAACTGAAGAGGTTGGAGGGAATGAAGGAAAAGCATTTAGTTTTGAAGGCAGTAAATCTGGAAGCATCTTGAGAAAGATCCATGTTTGGGTCAGTGACAGGAAGGTGAAAGGCATTAAGGTGTGGCTTACTAATGGAAAGCCAAAACAGTTTGGTGAGTCTAGTGGGCGTCGGTCTAAGTTTACATTTAAAGATGGAGAGCATTTCACCTCCCTTTCACTTTGGCCAGATAACGATAAAAAACGTCTGGGTGGAATCAAATTCCAGACAAATCTCCCCCGCGAGTTCTATGCAGGAATGAAAATCAAGCAACCAGAACCAGAAGGTGAAGTTGATGTGGATGTGGCTTCTGGGGTCTGTTTGGGAATCAAAGGAAAAGaagataaacttttattttccttAGGCTTTATGTTCATCGACAACATCAAGTCTGCTGAGCTTTCCACTGTTGTGTATAACACCAAAGCTTTGGGTATGAAACCCAAAGTGTCTGAAGAAGTAATTAAATCCATTTCCTACAAGAACAACACTTCTGAAGCTCAAGACTACACAATTGAGACCTCCAAAACAATCATACAAAAATCCTCCTGGTCTGTTAATGTCAGATTAGAATTATCAGTCAACCTGAACATAGAAGCAGAAATTCCAATGCTTGTGAAAGGCAGTGGTGGATTTGAATTTAAAGTTGGAGTTGAGGGTTCATATGCTTCAGAGACCActaaagagaaaacagagagaatcTCATTTCCTCTTAAAGTTCCTAAACATAAAACCGTGAATGTGAGCATAATAATTAGTGAAGCTAAAGTCAATCTCCCATTTACTGGCATCATCAAGATTACCTGCTGTAATGATGAAGTGCTGGAGCTTAAAACCAGTGGAATCTACAAGGGTGTCGCTTACTCTGATGTACAAGTGgctgttaatgaaaaataa